Proteins from one Desulfovermiculus halophilus DSM 18834 genomic window:
- a CDS encoding HPr family phosphocarrier protein gives MPHAGSHTSSVQQNLSVDVYIANKQGLHLRTSGRLVQLANAYNAKITLTCGNKKVNASSVLDILSLSAGQGSCLTIQAEGRDAGPALQEITRFLGSQEL, from the coding sequence ATGCCCCATGCCGGTTCCCATACCTCTTCTGTCCAACAGAACCTGTCTGTCGATGTGTATATCGCCAACAAGCAGGGGTTGCACTTGCGGACCTCCGGCCGCTTGGTCCAGCTGGCCAATGCCTATAATGCTAAAATCACCCTGACGTGCGGAAACAAAAAGGTAAATGCATCCAGCGTGCTGGATATTCTTTCCTTGAGCGCCGGCCAGGGGAGCTGCCTGACCATTCAGGCCGAAGGTCGTGATGCTGGCCCGGCCCTGCAGGAGATCACCCGTTTTTTGGGTTCACAGGAACTCTAG